The genomic region AATGCGAATGATTTTCCACTTGAAGTTTCGAAAGGACAACGAATCTGCCAAATTGTACTTGCTATGACGAAAACAACGCCAAAAGTTGTGTATCAAGGTAAATATCAAGGCCAGAATACAACAACAGGCAGTCGTTTTTTCCGTGATTGGATGAAGGACGGCGGTTATTAGTGGATATTGTAGTGCTGACGGGGTTTTTAGGAAGCGGAAAAACATCACTTTTAAATGCATTGGTACGGGACGTAAAGTCCAAACAACAGAAAGTGGCAGTAATTATGAATGATTTTGGTCACCAAAATGTAGATGCACATCTTGTAGATGAAGAGGTTGAAGTGATGCCGCTTACCAATGGATGTGTTTGTTGTACATTAAAAGAAGACTTAACGGCGCAACTCCATGAAATATATCTTGAGCATCAACCTGATATAGTATTTGTAGAATGTAGTGGCGTTGCACATCCAGTCGAAGTTTTGGATGCATGCTTAACGCCTGTACTGACACCTATTACCACACATGTAGACATTTTGGGTATATTAGATGCTGTATCGATAAGCGATGATAGGGACTACCCTGAAGACATTCAACAGTTAATGTATGCGCAACTCAAATATTCGAGCACAATACTTGTGAACAAAATTGACTTAGTGGACACGACAGCATTATTAGAAGTGATTGACTATGTACAGCATACCTTTCCCAATACACCATACCAATTAACACAATATGGCGATGTCACGCTTGATGTGATGCAACATCAATCCCGACACATATCAGGACACGAAGTTGCGCATCATCATAGTCATCTTAATCATTTTATATATGAGATTGAAACAGCTATTCCCCAGCATGCGCTTTTAGAATGTATAAAACAATTACCCGGCACAGTATATAGAGTAAAAGGCTTTGTAAATATAGAGGGATATCAACAACAGTGCATTGTACAATTCGTTCCCAACCAACTCGATATCAAACCTGCAGCAATGCAGCTACCATCTTATATCGTTGTAATAGGATATCAACTTGACGTTGTGCAATTAAAGGAGATTTTTGATGAAATGGTCATTTCGTCGTAACAGTGTAGCGCATTAAAATTTGAATAGGCTAGGATTTGGACTAGTCTTGTGGGGATCGATAAACGGTGTTTCGCAAGTAGGATTCTCGACAGAATGTCATGACTCGACAAAATTTGGGGAACAATTTTGCTCGTCATTCCATTCTGCTTGAATCCTGAGCACTTGCTCAACAACCTTGTGATAGACGGTGTTTCGCATGCAGAGTTTTCGGCATAACTTCGCAATTCTTCAAAATTTGAGGAACAATTTTTTGAATTGCTTGAGTTATGCTCAAACTCTAATCGCATGCTCAATAACCTTGATAGACGGTGTTTCGATTGCTGACTTCTCAACAGAACTACACAGTTTCACAAAATTTGGGGAGCAATTTTGTTCACTGTTAGGTTCTGCTCGAAGTCAAACCGCAAACTCAACAACCTTTTTTTACAATCGTTTTTGGTATATTTTGTATAATAACGGATAGACTGGTTTGATGAAGTCGCCGATTAATTCTTCAATATGTCCGCCGAATCCTTTTTTGAAGTCTAATACGCCGTAATCTTCAGCTTGAGGTGTAAAGTCTCCTGTAATTCCAAAAAAGTTATAACGACATATTTTTTGATCTAATGCGTATCGAATCATATTCCATTGAAGGGCGTAATTTCCCATGTAACGATTAAATTTAGGGTTAGATCCACTATACATATATGTAAGTTCATCGTCAGTTTGTACGAAAATAGCTGATGCTAAATACAATGTCTTTCCATATTCTTCATATAATGCTTTGGCCTCAGCTTTTCGCTTGTTGATACTATTGACTATAATTTCTTGTTCTTTAAGAACGTTGCGTTTTTTCTTTGATGGTGCTGTGTCAACAGCTTTTTGAAGTTCTTGTCGTTTGGTTTCAGCTTCTTGCCAATCTCGAGCTAAATGTTCAAGATGCTCATCAAGGTTTAAATAAGCAACTTTTAAATGTGTCATACATCCATATGTAGATAGAAATTTTTTCAAGTCTGCTCTAGAAAATAATGAAAAATGATGTTTTTTTTCAGCCATTCGATATAAATCATAAAAAATATCAAATTCGTCTTCGCTCAAGTCTCGAACTTTAACCCCCATTTCAATGGATTTACGGATACTGCGCGCGGTTGTATAATCCATAGCCTCTAAGATTGCTTCTTCATTTCGTCCTTTTAATGCGAGAATCGACAACCATCGAGCTTGGCTAAATTGACTGTAGCCAGTGGTAAATCCTTGATGGTGATAGCCGAGCTTTTTCAAACGAGACATCCAAACAGAGTTATCTTTAGATCTCAAAATGTCCCCGTGATGGTTGCGTATATTTTCGACAACATATGGATCGACTAATACAAAAATAGTTTTTTGACGACGAAAGTATCGCGTTAATGATTTGAAGTAATATTCAACCAGTTCAATGTTGTGGTAATCCATGATTGGTCCACGATGGCTATAAGCATAATTGAAAAACTTCATAATAGGAGCCATTGTAAAAAGACCGGCCGCAATCACTTGCTCATTATCGTCTTTAACGCCTAATAAGACAACCGGTTGCTGATGCGCATTACGATAATTAAAATGCTCAAGCGTTTGTGTGTATTGACTTGAATGTTGTTTGATAAAACTTGCATACTCATCTTGAGTAAGTTTTGTGAAATACATAGCATTCTCTCCTTCTTTTATATAAAATTATCATGTTTAAACTATATATTCCACAAAATTTAGCCCTCTTAGAGAATAAATTTAGCTAAAAATGATTTTTATATAATTTATAAGTAAATTTTTAGTATTATTGTGAAAGCGTTATCAAAATGGTATAATAATGGTGAATTGAAGATGTTTTTGTGAGGAGTACATATTTTGAGGAGGGATGTACACATGTATCAAAATATTTTAGTGCCGTATGACTTTGGCAATAGTTTTAATAATATACCTCAGCAACTTGTTAATTTAACTTATGCAGTTGAGAATTATAGTATTGTGGTATTTAATGTCATTTCAGAAACAGAACTTGCAAATTATGTACGCTATCAAGGTAAACATTTTGAAGAGGTGGTTGAAGAGAAAAAAGAGGAGATGCAACCATTTTTAGCAAAACTTGATCAAGAAGGGCTGAAGTATCAAGTGAAGTTTACGACAGGCACGCCGACAAAATCAATCGTTGAAGAAGTAGAAGAGAATGATTATGATGTTGTTGTAATGAGTAATAAGCGTTCTGAAATAGACATCAAGCACGTATTAGGACATGTTACACATAAAATTGCAAAACGTGTAAACGTGCCAGTATTGATTGTGAAATAATTTTTCAACGGCTCTCAGTCAAATTGGACTGGTCGCATTAAATTAGGGAGTTATGCAATAATGGATTGCTTAACTCCTTTTTCGTTGTGTGATCATAAAGTCTTGAACATTAATGTCTCTTTTAATACGACATAAATCAGTAAAATTGAGTTGGTAAAACATACTTTATAACTTAGGGGTGTGAATAAATATAGCACATTTGATTGATTCCTAAACCGAGACTTCTGAGGCGCCTAGAAAAGCGAGGCTTTATGGAACAATCAAATAAATGAAATTATTTATATACCAGTCCGATTTACTATAGAACCTTTTCAACAAGGCTCAATGCTTTCATGGACTGAATGGTCATGTTAGTGTTGAGTTTTTTATTTTGGATTTTACGTACGGGGTTGAAGAGGACGTGTTAAGATATGTAATGATAAGACGTGATGAGGTGACAGTATGGATATTAAGCAAATGACATATTTTGTAGAAATTGTAAAACAAGGAGGAATGACAAGAGCAGCAGAAGCGCTTTATATCGCACAGCCTACAATTAGTAAAGCCATCAAAGAATTAGAGCACGAGCTCGGTAATGCATTGTTTGATCGTTCAAAACGTCAACTCACTTTAACTGATGTTGGGGAAGTGTTTTATGAGAAGTCTCTTGAGATTTTAAATTTATATGGAAATTTGCCAAATGAAATTAGTAGTGTTTTAGGTGTTGAGCAAGGTCATATTACCATTGGTTTATCAGCGATTATGGATATGGAACGATTTAGTCGTGTGCTGGGGACATTTCATCAAAAATATCCAAGCGTTACTTTCAATTTAATTGAAAATGGTGGTAAAACAATCGAAACGCAAATTCGAAAAGGGGATATCAATATCGGTGTAACGTCACTGCCTGTTGATAACATGCAATTTGACTCTTTTCCATTGTATTCTGAAAAGTTCCAAGTTGTGGCACATAGTTCACACCCATTGGCACAACAACAAACAGTTGAAATATCAGCGTTGAAAGATGAAGATTTTATATTATTTAATGAAGACTTTTATTTGAATGATAAAATTATTGCGGCTGCACGTAAAGTAGGATTTGTTCCTAATATTGTTTCTAAAATTTCGCAGTGGCACTTTATTGAACATTTATTAAGTGCCAAGATGGGCATCAGCATCCTACCAGAAAACATCGTAAATATTATTAGCCAAAATCAAAATATCAGTGTGCTTCAACTAAGTGATGCTGAATTGCAATGGGAAATGGGGGTCATTTGGAAAAAAGATGTCTATCTCAATCATGCGACACAAACTTTTTTAGATTATCTCAACATCCATCATTAGCATTGATGTGATCAAATCATAGCTAAAAGTAATAGGTTATATGAAAAACCTATATTTTTATTATGAGTTGGCGCGAGTTATAATGAAACTACTCGAATGAAGAAAGGATGTTGAAAATGACTGTTAGAAAAGTGTTACGTACATTAACACAAATTGTGATGATTTATGTGATTACCTTGTCAGGTAATTGGATTCAACAGTTTTTTCACATCCCAATTGCAGGAAGTATAATTGGAATGCTGTTATTCTTTATACTCTTACAATTGAAAATCATTAAAGTAGAATGGATTAAAGAAGGTGCCAACTTTCTACTGACGATGATGGTATTTTTCTTCGTTCCATCTGTGGTAGGTGTGATGGATGTTATCACTGAAATGGACTTAAACTTTATTATCTTTTTCTTGTTACTGGTAATAGGTACCATTCTTGTTGCATTATGTTCAGGATTAGTTGCTGAAAAAATGACAATGGGGTATTTATTCCAACAACCCCGAGGTGACAAGTAATGTGGGTTCAAGCAATAGTGATGATTGCCCTAACAATGATTATCTTTTGTCTTGCCCGAATGGTTTATTTAAAGTTTAAATCACCATTTCTCAACCCCGCATTGATAACAGCGATAGGTGTAATAGTCATATTACTCTTATTCCATCAAGACTATCATGCTTATATGGTTGGCGGTAAATGGATTAATCATTTACTCAGTTGTACAGTGGTTTGCTTAGCATATCCGTTGTATGTCAACCGTCAAAAAATCCTTAGACATTTCCAAACGATCTTTACGAGTGTTATTACAGCAGTAATTCTAAACTTTTCCCTAATATTTTTCTCTCTCAAATTACTCGGATACAGTCGTGAAGATATTGTTACTTTATTGCCTCGTTCAATCACAGCCGCTGTTGGGATACAAGTATCACATCAGCTAGGTGGCGAGGATACGTTAACGTCGATGTTTATCATCGCAACCGGTATATTAGGAAGTATTTTAGGCGCCATACTCATCAAAATGACAAACTTCCAATCCTCCATCGCGCGTGGGATGACATTTGGTAATGCGTCACATGCATTTGGGACTGCCCGAGCCCTTGAGATGGACATTGAGTCTGGTGCTTTTAGTTCGATTGGCATGATACTTACAGCTGTGATAAGTTCAATCATGCTACCCCTATTGTTGATGTTATTCTATTAGTTCTGACATGTCATGGTATGACCCTAGATACCATGGCATGTTTTTATGATTAAAGGAGATATTTTGATATAAAGACACTTAGCTTTGCTATGTCTAAACGCTTATTACACAGTGGAATGTGTCACAATTGTTACAGCTCGGGAGCAGTCATAGTCGAAATGAAGTCCTTTGTGATAAAATGGGGAGAGTGAGTATTAGATTGGCGGAGGTGTTAAGATAGGATGTATACCATTATTATTATTTTAGGTATATTGACATTTGTGTCATGGACATTTGCAGTGCTTGCTTTCAGAAAAAATGAAGATCACACAAGTCAAAAGCCAACGAACCTGGCTATTATTTCAGCAGTTATTACAACACTTTGGATTATGTTGATGATTATTCGAAGTTTAAATTAGTTTTGATTAAAATGATATCTTATCAATCGTATCATTCACTATAAAGCTACTATAAAATCTTTCAAAGGAGACGTTTTGTCATAGACTTTGAAGGATTTTTTATTTTAACAATTACTTTGAAAGATATTGTCTAATTTTATATTTGGTGCTACACTCTTATTGATAATGATTTTCATTATCAAAAATATGAAGGAGACAGAGCGATGCGAATTTTAATGAATGGTTATGTTTTATTGGT from Staphylococcus felis harbors:
- a CDS encoding CobW family GTP-binding protein encodes the protein MDIVVLTGFLGSGKTSLLNALVRDVKSKQQKVAVIMNDFGHQNVDAHLVDEEVEVMPLTNGCVCCTLKEDLTAQLHEIYLEHQPDIVFVECSGVAHPVEVLDACLTPVLTPITTHVDILGILDAVSISDDRDYPEDIQQLMYAQLKYSSTILVNKIDLVDTTALLEVIDYVQHTFPNTPYQLTQYGDVTLDVMQHQSRHISGHEVAHHHSHLNHFIYEIETAIPQHALLECIKQLPGTVYRVKGFVNIEGYQQQCIVQFVPNQLDIKPAAMQLPSYIVVIGYQLDVVQLKEIFDEMVISS
- a CDS encoding aminoacyltransferase → MYFTKLTQDEYASFIKQHSSQYTQTLEHFNYRNAHQQPVVLLGVKDDNEQVIAAGLFTMAPIMKFFNYAYSHRGPIMDYHNIELVEYYFKSLTRYFRRQKTIFVLVDPYVVENIRNHHGDILRSKDNSVWMSRLKKLGYHHQGFTTGYSQFSQARWLSILALKGRNEEAILEAMDYTTARSIRKSIEMGVKVRDLSEDEFDIFYDLYRMAEKKHHFSLFSRADLKKFLSTYGCMTHLKVAYLNLDEHLEHLARDWQEAETKRQELQKAVDTAPSKKKRNVLKEQEIIVNSINKRKAEAKALYEEYGKTLYLASAIFVQTDDELTYMYSGSNPKFNRYMGNYALQWNMIRYALDQKICRYNFFGITGDFTPQAEDYGVLDFKKGFGGHIEELIGDFIKPVYPLLYKIYQKRL
- a CDS encoding universal stress protein, coding for MYQNILVPYDFGNSFNNIPQQLVNLTYAVENYSIVVFNVISETELANYVRYQGKHFEEVVEEKKEEMQPFLAKLDQEGLKYQVKFTTGTPTKSIVEEVEENDYDVVVMSNKRSEIDIKHVLGHVTHKIAKRVNVPVLIVK
- the cidR gene encoding cidABC operon transcriptional activator CidR, with amino-acid sequence MDIKQMTYFVEIVKQGGMTRAAEALYIAQPTISKAIKELEHELGNALFDRSKRQLTLTDVGEVFYEKSLEILNLYGNLPNEISSVLGVEQGHITIGLSAIMDMERFSRVLGTFHQKYPSVTFNLIENGGKTIETQIRKGDINIGVTSLPVDNMQFDSFPLYSEKFQVVAHSSHPLAQQQTVEISALKDEDFILFNEDFYLNDKIIAAARKVGFVPNIVSKISQWHFIEHLLSAKMGISILPENIVNIISQNQNISVLQLSDAELQWEMGVIWKKDVYLNHATQTFLDYLNIHH
- a CDS encoding CidA/LrgA family protein encodes the protein MTVRKVLRTLTQIVMIYVITLSGNWIQQFFHIPIAGSIIGMLLFFILLQLKIIKVEWIKEGANFLLTMMVFFFVPSVVGVMDVITEMDLNFIIFFLLLVIGTILVALCSGLVAEKMTMGYLFQQPRGDK
- a CDS encoding LrgB family protein, which encodes MWVQAIVMIALTMIIFCLARMVYLKFKSPFLNPALITAIGVIVILLLFHQDYHAYMVGGKWINHLLSCTVVCLAYPLYVNRQKILRHFQTIFTSVITAVILNFSLIFFSLKLLGYSREDIVTLLPRSITAAVGIQVSHQLGGEDTLTSMFIIATGILGSILGAILIKMTNFQSSIARGMTFGNASHAFGTARALEMDIESGAFSSIGMILTAVISSIMLPLLLMLFY